The window GAAAAGCGAGATTGCGAAAACTCATTCCACTATGACTGATTTTTTGAGAATAACGACGAACAGTTTTAAAAAACGCCAAACTGCCCTTTAAATTTGTCATCTTAACCGATTCCGGATCATTTTCGCTTTCAAATCGCTCAGCAAGAGTCTGAACTTCGATTTTCGGTAAACGGTAATTGGCATATTGGTAAAAAGTCATCTGAACCATGTTGTTTTCACCAAGATCCGGTAAAACTTCATTGACATAGTCGTTGAATACTTGGTTAGGCGAAAAAAGAACTACTTGTCCGGAAGTTATTTTTCCACGATAACGATACAAAAGATAAGCAACCCGCTGTAAAACAGCTGCTGTTTTCCCGGATCCGGCAGCCCCCTGGACGAACAACAAATCAGAATCGGTATCACGAATAATTCGGTTTTGCTCATGCTGAATCGTTGTAACGATCGACTTCATTTTCGTCGAAGAATCAGATGAAAGGGCATTTAGCAAAAGCTTGTCGCCGACCGCCTCTTCTGTATCGAAAACAGTCAGAATAACTCCATCAGCAATTTCAAATTGACGCTTTAGCTGAACATCGGCTGTCTGTTTGCCAACCGGAGTTTGATAATCAATTTTCCCAAGGCCACCGTCATAATATATTGAAGATATCGGAGCCCGCCAGTCATATACATAAAAATGGCCGTTATTGTCGGAAAAGGAAGCCAAACCAATATAAATCGTTTCTGTTTGATTAGATTGGTTGCTGATATCGGCAAAGTCGATACGGGCAAAATATGGCCTTCCCCGCAATTTTTGTAATGTTTCGAATTGGATCTCCGCTTGGGATTTATCACGTTCTTTTTGCGCTAAAACCTGCTGTTGTGCATGAACTGAGGCCCCAGTCTCGACAACCGCATTAAAATCAGAGAATTTAACTCTAATATCGCGCCAGCCCTTTTCGGCTTCTTTTAAATTGTCATTAGCTCGATCGATTCGTCCTTGAGTTTCGCCGATTCTTTCGTCGAGTTTTTTCAAAACCAAATCGAGATGCCGTTGTTCTTGTGTCTTTATATTATCTTTCATAAATCGTCATAATATTATACGCTAGATTTTTGCAATTAGATACGTCTAACTGCGTGCTAGAATTGAAACATGACACAAAAGGGTATTAATGTATTTTTTGTCCGACATGGACAAACCTATTTTAATTTGATGAATCGTTTTCAAGGATGGTCGGATATCGATTTAACCGAAAAAGGAATCGCCGATGGCGAAGCGGCTGGCAAAAGATTAAGTAAAGTTCATTTCACAGCCGCCTATTCCTCTGACTTGGCAAGAGCTTATAAAACGGCTCGGTTCATTCTAGACGAAAATGAAGCCTCCTCGCCAGCCAAGCCGACTTTGAGCAAAGACTTTCGGGAGATTTTCTTTGGCAGCGCCGAAGGCTTAACGATCAAACAGGTTACCGGCGAATTTGGCAACGTTATCGATACTTCCATGGTCAACGGAGCGAGTGGTTATGGAGACACAATTGAAAAATACGGTTTCGATGGCTTGATGGATTTGTTTAAAAAAAATGATCCGCTTGGTCTAGCAGAGGATTCCAATGAATTTAATTCTCGCTTGCAACATGGCTTGAATATGATTCGTCAAAATTATCAAGTTGGCGATAATGTCCTCGTCGTTACTCACGGAAGTTTAATGCGGGCCTTGGCCAATAAGTATCAATCTCAGGAATTAGCTACTAAAAGTTTATCGAATGGTGCTATTTCAAAACTTACTTTTGAAGCAAAAAAAGATGGCGACGTGACAATCAATACATGGAACGATACAGAAAAGGTCTGGTAATTATAACCAGACCTTTTTTATTGGCGACGGAGAATTTTTTTCAATAAACGATAAAAGCGATATTTTGTCTTTTGAACCGGAAAATCAAAGCTGCCGACCATTTCCCTTGTATAACCATTAAAATGTGTCTTAAAGCCAAGAACGCCATCCGAACCATCAAATTTACCGCTGACTCCATAAAAATTGTAAAGAGGAATACTTTTTTTAACCGCTTCAGTAATCATCGTGTCCTGAATTTCGTAGGGAGCAAAAAGATCCTCGTATTTTTCATCGCTGCCCGAATAAAGATAAACAACCTCTTGGTTTTCAACTACAAAAAGTGCTACCGAGACCAATACAATATCCTGTTTGGCTTCTTGGCGCATTTTTTTAGCTTCTTCCAAACGTTTTTGCAAGGCCGTCTCGGTTTTCAAACCTTCGGACAAATGCCGTTTGGCAGAAGCGGAAAAAGTACTTAAATCGCTGATATTATGGTAATCTTGACCAATAATTTCGGTTAGGCTTTTTTGAATATTGGTTAAATCTTTTTCAATCGATTCCAAGTAATTTTTAAAATTGATCTCGGCAAAAATAAATTTGGCTTTTTCGCCATATGTATCGAATAAAGTTTCATAAAAGTCTAAACTTTTATCGTGATAGTGCAAACGATCAGCAGTCTGTTGAGTGATTCTCTTAAAAGCCGGCAGTTCGTCCTTGCTGATTTGCCGTAATTTAACTCCAAACTGTT of the Oenococcus sp. UCMA 16435 genome contains:
- a CDS encoding histidine phosphatase family protein, encoding MTQKGINVFFVRHGQTYFNLMNRFQGWSDIDLTEKGIADGEAAGKRLSKVHFTAAYSSDLARAYKTARFILDENEASSPAKPTLSKDFREIFFGSAEGLTIKQVTGEFGNVIDTSMVNGASGYGDTIEKYGFDGLMDLFKKNDPLGLAEDSNEFNSRLQHGLNMIRQNYQVGDNVLVVTHGSLMRALANKYQSQELATKSLSNGAISKLTFEAKKDGDVTINTWNDTEKVW
- a CDS encoding aminoacyltransferase, with the protein product MNYHFGELSVFEYGNFENKHPQGNFIQSAEQKSLLEKRGEKVALLGLKDDTGKIVAGAVVTWAKVKLGNLFSIERGPLLDYSNEQVIKAFISGLTIFAEKHAGLFIRIRPNIAYAKYTEKGKLIGEKNTDIAEKLNSMAVDHQLPQIGFSTSSEPEWQFVKDLTEVDPKQVVKSYNRQAKYHLNKNKQFGVKLRQISKDELPAFKRITQQTADRLHYHDKSLDFYETLFDTYGEKAKFIFAEINFKNYLESIEKDLTNIQKSLTEIIGQDYHNISDLSTFSASAKRHLSEGLKTETALQKRLEEAKKMRQEAKQDIVLVSVALFVVENQEVVYLYSGSDEKYEDLFAPYEIQDTMITEAVKKSIPLYNFYGVSGKFDGSDGVLGFKTHFNGYTREMVGSFDFPVQKTKYRFYRLLKKILRRQ